From Pseudomonas hefeiensis, one genomic window encodes:
- a CDS encoding TlpA disulfide reductase family protein, with translation MLTFTLGTFAIALNHLLLISALALATFVGWRVAKRGGENPESVLFVLFLLGILAARIGFVAAYWNHYQDDLWQIVDLRDGGFLAWPGIVALVIGALLWTRHRPALRRPLGFGVGSGLLFWLVATMSLTIYEQGTRMPEINLRNADGETVKLTDYQGGPLVINLWATWCPPCRREMPVLEEAQQQRPDLTFLFVNQAESMQSVSTFLATQGLSLDNVLFDGSGRLGQAVGSMALPTTLFYSADGRLLGSHLGELSEASLARALENFETPGSTTASHPATRKSPCPASATC, from the coding sequence ATGCTGACGTTCACCCTGGGCACTTTTGCCATTGCGCTTAACCATCTGTTGCTGATCAGCGCGCTGGCCCTGGCCACCTTTGTCGGCTGGCGAGTAGCCAAGCGCGGGGGCGAGAACCCCGAATCGGTACTGTTCGTACTGTTCTTGCTAGGGATTCTGGCCGCGCGGATCGGGTTTGTCGCCGCCTATTGGAATCATTACCAGGATGACCTGTGGCAGATCGTCGACCTGCGCGACGGCGGTTTCCTGGCCTGGCCGGGTATCGTCGCGCTGGTGATTGGCGCGTTGCTGTGGACCCGGCACCGACCGGCCTTGCGTCGGCCGTTGGGTTTCGGCGTTGGCAGCGGCCTGCTGTTCTGGCTGGTGGCGACGATGTCATTGACGATCTATGAACAAGGCACCCGAATGCCGGAAATCAACCTGCGCAACGCCGACGGCGAGACGGTGAAACTCACCGACTACCAGGGCGGCCCTCTGGTGATCAACCTCTGGGCCACCTGGTGCCCGCCCTGCCGGCGCGAAATGCCCGTACTGGAAGAGGCCCAGCAGCAGCGCCCGGACCTGACGTTCCTGTTCGTCAACCAGGCCGAAAGCATGCAAAGCGTCAGCACTTTCCTCGCCACCCAGGGTTTGAGCCTGGACAACGTACTGTTTGATGGCAGTGGTCGCCTCGGTCAAGCCGTTGGTTCAATGGCCCTGCCCACGACGCTGTTCTACAGTGCAGACGGCCGCCTGCTGGGCAGTCACCTGGGCGAATTGTCGGAAGCGAGCCTGGCCCGCGCCCTGGAAAACTTTGAAACGCCGGGTTCGACCACGGCGTCCCACCCCGCCACAAGGAAATCGCCATGTCCCGCCTCCGCCACCTGCTGA
- a CDS encoding alpha/beta fold hydrolase, whose product MPFVTLDGQPFHYLDQGQGPVVLLGSSYLWDHTMWAPQIEALSRHYRVIALDLWGHGQSGRLPEGMTSLDDLARQALALMDHLEVDCFSLVGLSVGGMWGARLALMAPKRLEALVLMDTYVGVEPEPTRQYYFSLFDTIQASGSIPEPLLDIVVPIFFRPGIDPQSPLYQQFRATLAALPAERLRDSIVPLGRIIFGRDDILPRLPELNARRTLVMCGDQDKPRPPSEALEMAELIGCPHLLIPEAGHISNLENPEFVTRALLEFLRN is encoded by the coding sequence ATGCCTTTTGTAACCCTTGACGGACAACCCTTCCACTATCTGGACCAAGGCCAGGGCCCGGTGGTGCTGCTGGGCAGCAGCTACCTGTGGGATCACACCATGTGGGCGCCGCAGATCGAGGCATTGTCCCGGCATTACCGGGTGATCGCCCTGGATTTGTGGGGCCACGGCCAGTCCGGGCGTTTGCCTGAGGGCATGACGTCCCTGGACGACCTGGCCCGCCAGGCACTGGCGTTGATGGATCATCTGGAGGTCGATTGCTTCAGTCTGGTTGGGCTTTCGGTGGGCGGGATGTGGGGCGCACGGCTGGCGCTGATGGCGCCCAAGCGGCTCGAGGCGTTGGTGCTGATGGACACTTACGTGGGGGTCGAGCCTGAGCCGACTCGCCAGTATTACTTCTCGTTGTTCGACACAATCCAAGCCAGCGGCAGCATCCCCGAGCCGTTGCTGGACATTGTCGTGCCGATTTTTTTCCGGCCGGGCATTGACCCGCAGTCACCGCTCTACCAGCAGTTTCGCGCCACACTGGCCGCACTGCCGGCCGAGCGGCTGCGCGACAGCATCGTGCCGTTGGGGCGAATCATTTTTGGTCGGGACGATATCCTGCCGCGCCTGCCTGAGCTCAATGCCAGGCGCACGCTGGTGATGTGCGGCGACCAGGACAAACCGCGACCACCGTCCGAGGCACTGGAAATGGCTGAGCTGATCGGGTGCCCGCATCTGCTGATTCCAGAGGCGGGGCATATTTCCAACCTGGAAAACCCGGAATTCGTCACCCGGGCCTTGCTGGAGTTTCTGCGCAACTGA
- the dsbG gene encoding thiol:disulfide interchange protein DsbG produces MSRLRHLLTLAVVAALSQAPLLQAEELPAAIKKIEAKGAKIVGTFEAPDGLRGYAAQYQNRGMALYLTPDGQHVLLGNLYDADGKDLSAEPLQKLVYAPMAKAIWGKMETSNWIADGSKDAPRTVYLFSDPNCPYCNMFWEQARPWVKAGKVQLRHIMVGIIREDSPGKSAALLAAKDPEKALENHEKAGKGSALKPLKNIPPAIQTKLDANLQLMEELELSATPAIFYLDDKGELQQQQGAPSPDKLVKILGPK; encoded by the coding sequence ATGTCCCGCCTCCGCCACCTGCTGACCCTGGCCGTCGTCGCCGCGCTGTCGCAGGCACCGTTGCTGCAGGCCGAAGAACTGCCTGCGGCCATCAAGAAGATCGAAGCGAAAGGCGCGAAAATCGTCGGCACGTTCGAAGCCCCGGACGGGTTGCGTGGTTATGCGGCGCAATACCAGAACCGTGGGATGGCGCTGTACCTGACACCCGATGGCCAGCACGTTTTACTGGGCAACCTGTACGACGCCGACGGCAAGGACCTGAGCGCCGAACCGCTGCAAAAGCTGGTCTATGCACCGATGGCCAAAGCCATCTGGGGGAAGATGGAAACAAGTAACTGGATCGCCGACGGCAGCAAGGACGCGCCGCGCACCGTCTACCTGTTCAGTGACCCGAACTGCCCGTACTGCAACATGTTCTGGGAACAGGCACGGCCATGGGTCAAGGCCGGCAAGGTGCAGTTGCGCCACATCATGGTGGGCATCATTCGCGAAGACAGCCCAGGAAAATCCGCCGCCTTACTGGCGGCCAAGGACCCTGAGAAAGCCTTGGAAAACCACGAGAAGGCCGGCAAGGGCAGCGCGCTCAAACCCCTCAAAAACATACCGCCGGCCATCCAGACAAAACTGGACGCCAACCTGCAGTTGATGGAAGAGCTGGAACTGTCCGCCACCCCGGCGATTTTCTACCTGGATGACAAGGGCGAACTGCAACAGCAGCAAGGCGCACCGTCGCCGGACAAGCTGGTGAAGATTCTCGGGCCGAAGTGA